One genomic region from Danio aesculapii chromosome 24, fDanAes4.1, whole genome shotgun sequence encodes:
- the LOC130218150 gene encoding cytochrome c oxidase assembly protein COX19, producing the protein MSTAMNFGNKTFRPRPPDKGAFPLDHFGECKSFKEIYMQCLRQNHFDNSRCRMESKEYLECRMDRQLMTKEPLEKLGFNDLTEELSEENKARS; encoded by the exons ACGTTCCGACCGCGTCCTCCGGACAAAGGAGCGTTTCCCTTGGATCACTTCG GTGAGTGTAAATCATTCAAAGAGATATATATGCAGTGCCTAAGACAAAATCATTTTGACAACTCGCGATGTCGGATGGAATCAAAAGAGTATCTGGAGTGCAGAATGGACAG ACAGTTGATGACAAAAGAACCTCTTGAAAAACTTGGCTTTAATGATTTGACGGAGGAACTGTCAGAAGAAAATAAAGCCAGATCCTGA